One stretch of Sinomonas terrae DNA includes these proteins:
- a CDS encoding ABC transporter ATP-binding protein, giving the protein MNRPAEQAQSGGEAIAVEGFTVAYRTESGLVPAVSDVSFALKRSERLAVVGESGSGKTTLAMAIAGLLPHETARVDYGVARVAGRPVDMSASRSVIPVRHEGVSMIFQDAMTSLDPVATIAHQFRSVLDARGLRRSQVRAESVGWIEKVGIPNPERVLKLHPYELSGGMRQRVMIALAMCSRPAVLIADEPTSALDIVVSRRIMDLLLSLAVELGTAVIVITHDIDLARKYTDRMLVLYHGEVQDLCDTDSLTSAERSAYTRALLDCVPRLQDYDRESLPTLTRSMERAAS; this is encoded by the coding sequence CAAGCGCAGAGCGGCGGTGAAGCGATCGCAGTGGAGGGGTTCACGGTCGCCTACAGGACAGAGTCCGGCCTGGTTCCCGCCGTGTCCGACGTCTCCTTCGCCTTGAAGCGCTCCGAGCGACTGGCGGTCGTCGGCGAGTCGGGCTCCGGGAAGACGACTCTGGCGATGGCGATCGCCGGCCTGCTCCCGCACGAGACCGCCCGGGTCGACTACGGCGTCGCCCGGGTGGCCGGACGCCCCGTGGACATGAGCGCGAGCCGGAGCGTGATTCCGGTCCGGCACGAAGGCGTCTCGATGATCTTCCAGGACGCGATGACCTCGCTCGACCCGGTGGCGACGATCGCCCACCAGTTCCGCTCGGTCCTCGACGCCCGCGGACTCCGGCGGTCCCAGGTCCGGGCCGAATCGGTCGGGTGGATCGAGAAGGTCGGCATCCCGAACCCGGAGCGCGTCCTCAAGCTCCATCCCTACGAGCTCTCCGGCGGGATGCGGCAGCGGGTGATGATCGCCCTTGCGATGTGCAGCAGGCCGGCCGTGCTGATTGCCGACGAGCCCACCTCGGCCCTCGACATTGTCGTCAGCAGGCGGATCATGGACCTCCTGCTCTCGCTGGCGGTGGAGCTGGGGACGGCCGTCATCGTGATCACGCACGACATCGACCTCGCGCGCAAGTACACCGACCGGATGCTGGTCCTGTACCACGGCGAAGTCCAGGACCTCTGCGACACGGACAGCCTGACGAGCGCGGAACGCTCGGCGTACACGAGAGCACTGCTCGACTGCGTGCCCCGGCTGCAGGACTACGACCGGGAGTCACTGCCGACCCTGACCCGCAGCATGGAGAGGGCGGCGTCGTGA